The Peribacillus sp. FSL E2-0218 genome contains a region encoding:
- a CDS encoding phosphotransferase yields MEASIERIFTAEMVELAGRYFQVNTGNPVKLGDAENYVFEVYRDGTPYILRLTHQSHRAKAQVLAELKWMEYLHNDGCAVPKVIPSRDHNLVEMVKGLDGSEFHCCLFEKAPGARVKLTDVNHDGDLFYVWGKTIGQLHKKTKDYIPEKVYQRMDWHEEELLDAAHYQADAPEQVLRQQEVITSKLKALPVHRDNFGLIHSDIHHGNFHYHEGRIHIFDFDDCSNHWFASDLAIPLYYLIGSLEREGVEDLDGYAAQFMRAFMKGYETENKLAREDYETIPLFLKVRDLTLYNFFHKKYDLENSDREWNKTVRTIEKRIIENRPIVHFDLDVASR; encoded by the coding sequence ATGGAAGCGTCAATAGAGAGGATTTTCACCGCTGAAATGGTGGAGTTGGCCGGGCGTTATTTTCAAGTGAACACAGGGAATCCGGTCAAATTGGGCGATGCCGAGAACTATGTATTTGAGGTTTATCGCGACGGGACACCATATATTCTGAGGTTGACCCATCAATCACATCGTGCAAAAGCTCAAGTGCTGGCTGAGCTAAAATGGATGGAGTATCTGCACAATGACGGATGCGCGGTTCCGAAGGTTATTCCTTCAAGGGACCATAACCTGGTTGAAATGGTAAAGGGGCTTGATGGGTCGGAGTTTCATTGCTGCCTGTTTGAAAAGGCCCCTGGTGCAAGAGTGAAGCTAACGGATGTTAATCATGACGGGGATTTATTTTATGTATGGGGGAAAACGATAGGTCAGCTGCATAAAAAAACAAAAGACTACATTCCTGAAAAAGTTTATCAAAGGATGGATTGGCATGAAGAAGAATTATTGGATGCTGCACACTATCAAGCCGATGCTCCGGAACAAGTGTTGCGGCAGCAAGAAGTAATCACCAGCAAACTAAAGGCGCTTCCAGTCCACCGCGATAACTTCGGCTTGATTCATTCCGATATTCACCACGGGAATTTCCATTACCATGAAGGCAGGATTCACATCTTTGACTTTGATGACTGCTCCAATCACTGGTTCGCCAGCGACTTGGCCATCCCTTTATATTATTTGATCGGGAGCTTGGAACGCGAAGGCGTGGAAGACCTGGATGGATATGCCGCCCAATTCATGAGGGCATTCATGAAGGGCTATGAAACGGAAAATAAACTGGCACGTGAAGATTACGAGACAATTCCTTTATTTTTGAAGGTAAGGGATCTTACATTATATAATTTTTTTCATAAAAAATATGATTTGGAAAATTCGGATCGTGAATGGAACAAAACGGTTCGAACGATCGAAAAAAGAATCATCGAAAACCGTCCGATCGTTCACTTCGATTTGGACGTGGCATCACGATGA
- the galT gene encoding UDP-glucose--hexose-1-phosphate uridylyltransferase → MDIYTAIQTLLNRAVQLHLMVKEDEIYSRNQMLAILHLEEFPLAAEERKNAAIPDLLEEMAVYASEKGIIGDLDIDKEILSSKIMNVLIKKPSEVNGTFYEKYQQDPKAATEYFYRLSQNSNYIQMKHIHKNINYKLESPFGELDITINLSKPEKDPRQIALEKEKRQALSYPRCLLCVENEGYNGRIGHPARSNHRTIRLELTDERWHFQFSPYVYYNEHCIVLSEEHRDMKITKGTFSRLLEFVEKFPHYFIGSNADLPIVGGSILNHDHYQGGRYEFAMENAVEEFRFDVDGFPEVTAHTLKWPMSVIRLRSENKEELMEAAADILEKWRLYSDEEAEIIAYSGETPHNTITPIARWKDGHFELDLVLRNNRTNDEHPDGIFHPHRDVHHIKKENIGLIEVMGLAVLPARLKEELEEIEAYLLGGTKKVQGYHSSWANEIKARYEASICKETVQGILRKELGVKFLRTLEDAGVFKRDLQGQQAFRRFCLSL, encoded by the coding sequence ATGGACATATATACAGCTATTCAAACACTTCTGAATCGGGCCGTTCAGCTCCATTTGATGGTGAAAGAGGATGAAATTTATTCCCGCAATCAAATGTTGGCCATCCTTCATTTGGAGGAATTCCCGCTTGCGGCAGAGGAACGGAAAAATGCAGCGATTCCTGATTTGCTTGAGGAAATGGCGGTTTATGCCAGCGAAAAGGGCATCATTGGTGATCTCGACATCGATAAAGAAATCCTCAGCAGTAAAATCATGAATGTTCTCATCAAAAAACCGTCGGAAGTGAATGGAACCTTTTATGAAAAGTATCAGCAAGACCCGAAAGCGGCGACAGAATATTTTTATCGATTGAGCCAGAACAGCAATTATATACAAATGAAGCATATCCATAAAAACATCAACTACAAATTGGAAAGTCCATTCGGTGAACTCGATATTACGATCAACCTCTCGAAGCCGGAAAAGGATCCAAGGCAAATCGCGTTGGAGAAAGAAAAACGGCAAGCCCTATCCTATCCCCGCTGCCTCCTCTGCGTCGAGAATGAAGGGTATAACGGGAGGATCGGCCATCCGGCACGTTCGAATCATCGGACGATCCGGCTTGAATTGACGGATGAACGCTGGCATTTTCAATTTTCTCCGTACGTTTATTATAATGAACATTGCATTGTTCTTTCGGAAGAGCACCGTGATATGAAAATAACCAAAGGAACATTTTCAAGGCTCTTGGAATTCGTGGAAAAGTTTCCCCACTATTTTATTGGTTCGAATGCAGATCTCCCGATTGTAGGAGGGTCGATATTGAATCATGATCATTACCAAGGCGGGAGATATGAATTTGCCATGGAAAACGCAGTGGAAGAATTCCGCTTCGACGTGGACGGTTTTCCGGAAGTGACAGCCCATACCTTGAAGTGGCCGATGTCAGTCATTCGTCTAAGAAGTGAAAACAAGGAAGAGTTGATGGAAGCGGCGGCGGACATCCTCGAGAAGTGGAGGCTATACTCGGATGAAGAGGCGGAAATAATCGCTTATTCAGGTGAGACGCCGCATAATACGATCACGCCGATTGCACGCTGGAAGGATGGTCATTTCGAGCTGGATCTTGTACTGAGGAACAATCGTACAAATGATGAGCATCCAGATGGAATCTTTCATCCCCACCGTGATGTGCATCATATAAAGAAGGAAAATATCGGCTTAATCGAAGTGATGGGTCTTGCCGTTCTTCCGGCAAGGCTGAAAGAGGAGCTGGAGGAGATCGAAGCCTATTTGTTGGGCGGAACGAAAAAAGTGCAGGGATATCATTCGTCATGGGCTAACGAAATCAAGGCACGCTATGAGGCAAGCATTTGTAAAGAAACCGTTCAAGGCATCCTGCGAAAAGAATTGGGTGTTAAATTCCTCAGGACATTGGAGGACGCCGGCGTATTCAAAAGGGATCTGCAGGGTCAACAGGCATTCCGCCGGTTTTGTCTGAGTCTATAG
- a CDS encoding HAD family hydrolase, whose protein sequence is MIKAVIFDFDGLILDTETAWYEAYKETMVFYEADLPLERFVTCIGTDNTELNAFFKSQLGDRYNSEEIETKAKSLHEGKMKTPKAREGVKEYLEEAKNAGYKIALASSSSKEWVTLYLEKLGLLHYFEAIITGDDVDKVKPAPDLYIKAIEVLKIDPTEAVAFEDSLNGLQAALKAGLKCVIVPNPVTEALAFEHHHLRLQSMREKSLADVIRQIEQ, encoded by the coding sequence ATGATAAAAGCAGTTATTTTCGACTTTGACGGTTTAATTTTAGACACGGAAACGGCTTGGTATGAAGCGTATAAAGAAACGATGGTTTTTTATGAAGCGGACTTGCCTCTCGAACGTTTTGTTACATGCATCGGAACGGATAATACGGAACTGAATGCATTTTTCAAATCCCAGTTAGGTGACAGATACAATAGTGAGGAGATTGAAACGAAAGCGAAAAGCCTGCATGAAGGAAAGATGAAGACACCAAAGGCACGTGAAGGTGTAAAGGAATATTTGGAGGAAGCAAAGAATGCAGGTTATAAAATTGCCCTTGCATCAAGTTCATCGAAAGAGTGGGTCACTCTTTATTTGGAAAAACTCGGTCTGTTACACTATTTCGAGGCCATTATCACGGGTGATGATGTGGATAAGGTTAAACCAGCGCCTGATTTATATATAAAGGCAATTGAAGTGTTGAAGATTGATCCGACGGAAGCCGTCGCCTTTGAAGATTCATTAAATGGACTTCAAGCGGCCCTTAAAGCTGGATTAAAATGTGTGATCGTCCCAAATCCCGTGACGGAGGCTTTAGCGTTTGAACACCATCATTTGCGCCTGCAGTCCATGCGGGAAAAAAGCTTGGCTGATGTCATAAGGCAGATTGAGCAATGA
- a CDS encoding YfmQ family protein has protein sequence MTTTALILTIFFSIIKLLVSCLPTSTVNWILKKFELHFELNQAHTSLTIQGKRLEGEDKLHVINHYNEAKFLKKKHIFPGNERLFLHPENGGTPLIFDTKQGKKDIKLHVFIYPDHIDVVKQYKKKIAAYTLSCDSLQERSMRLSSDLA, from the coding sequence GTGACAACGACCGCTTTAATTTTAACCATTTTCTTTAGTATCATTAAGCTACTGGTTTCCTGTCTTCCAACGAGTACAGTGAATTGGATCCTTAAGAAATTCGAACTTCATTTCGAACTCAACCAAGCTCATACAAGTTTGACGATCCAGGGAAAACGCTTGGAGGGCGAAGACAAGCTGCATGTTATAAATCATTATAATGAGGCGAAATTCTTAAAGAAAAAACATATATTCCCGGGCAACGAACGATTGTTTTTGCATCCGGAAAACGGGGGAACTCCATTAATCTTTGATACGAAACAAGGTAAAAAAGATATAAAGTTACATGTCTTCATCTACCCTGACCACATCGATGTAGTTAAACAATACAAGAAGAAAATAGCTGCGTATACCCTGTCTTGCGATAGCCTCCAAGAACGTTCTATGCGATTAAGCAGCGATTTAGCTTAA
- a CDS encoding 2-dehydropantoate 2-reductase N-terminal domain-containing protein translates to MKILMFGRGVMATQYGWALEKARNEVDFYVRPGRAAQYGPYVDLDILDGRKSRKGDQVLERWFINMREEISPNHDYDLIFLSVNHEQFEEASKVVSKLAGKATILIFNNVWDDQETVAARLPKEQILWGFPGGGGGFRGKNKLEAGFMKSIYLESAATAASVKRHEDVVDMFKQAGFSVSLQKDMYVWYLQHFIMNAGMAAQALKLGSYQNMYQSPKHVKPAVLLMREMLPLIRAKGRKPGLGTALMLHLPAGLMGYGVFKVITGGTLAGAIMERMEDTAYISQESFALFPRDILADARKLSIELPRLTALEPYFRMKD, encoded by the coding sequence ATGAAAATTTTAATGTTTGGTAGAGGCGTTATGGCGACACAGTACGGATGGGCGCTAGAAAAAGCGAGAAATGAGGTGGATTTCTATGTGCGGCCGGGAAGGGCTGCCCAATACGGTCCGTATGTTGACCTAGATATACTGGATGGCAGAAAAAGCAGGAAGGGGGACCAGGTCCTGGAGAGATGGTTTATAAATATGCGTGAGGAGATCAGTCCCAATCACGACTATGACCTCATTTTTCTCAGCGTTAACCACGAGCAGTTCGAGGAAGCGTCTAAAGTAGTAAGCAAACTCGCGGGAAAGGCCACGATTTTAATTTTCAATAATGTGTGGGATGATCAAGAGACTGTAGCGGCACGGCTGCCCAAAGAGCAAATATTGTGGGGCTTTCCAGGTGGAGGCGGAGGCTTTAGAGGCAAAAATAAATTGGAAGCCGGATTCATGAAGTCGATTTACTTGGAATCCGCTGCTACCGCTGCCTCTGTAAAAAGGCACGAAGATGTCGTCGATATGTTCAAACAGGCCGGCTTCTCCGTATCCTTGCAAAAAGACATGTACGTCTGGTATTTGCAACATTTCATCATGAATGCCGGTATGGCGGCGCAGGCCTTGAAGCTGGGAAGTTATCAAAATATGTATCAGTCGCCAAAACACGTGAAGCCAGCTGTGCTGTTAATGCGCGAGATGCTTCCGCTGATTCGGGCGAAAGGACGCAAGCCTGGTTTGGGCACCGCGCTCATGCTGCACCTGCCTGCAGGATTGATGGGGTATGGCGTATTTAAAGTGATTACCGGTGGCACGCTCGCAGGCGCAATCATGGAACGGATGGAAGATACGGCCTATATCTCCCAAGAATCGTTCGCCCTCTTCCCAAGGGATATCCTGGCCGATGCGAGAAAGCTTAGCATCGAACTTCCGCGGCTCACGGCACTAGAACCCTATTT
- a CDS encoding TetR/AcrR family transcriptional regulator, which translates to MNKYEIRTQKKKDAIIKAALDLFRNKGYTNVSINEIASLSGVSSVSIYNYFGNKEGVIKECARILMQEATQMVNDLLLENISFKEKLLRAVSICAEKPHQLLEEHFSQEALHDAVFVDLFKESAGEVRSDILQVFIESGKQEGAIDATISTETVMEFLDAVAGMQANWETKEEYQTKTAEIGKLILYGLIGR; encoded by the coding sequence ATGAACAAATATGAAATCAGAACGCAAAAAAAGAAAGACGCCATCATCAAAGCGGCTCTGGACCTATTCCGAAACAAGGGATACACCAACGTCAGCATCAATGAAATCGCCTCCCTTTCAGGCGTATCCTCCGTGTCCATCTACAACTATTTTGGCAACAAAGAAGGGGTAATCAAGGAGTGCGCACGAATACTGATGCAGGAAGCAACACAGATGGTGAACGACCTGCTTCTAGAAAACATTAGCTTCAAAGAAAAACTGCTGCGGGCGGTTTCCATTTGTGCCGAGAAGCCTCACCAGCTCCTCGAAGAACACTTCTCACAGGAAGCGCTGCACGATGCCGTTTTTGTGGATTTATTTAAAGAAAGCGCAGGTGAGGTCCGGAGCGATATCTTGCAAGTATTTATTGAATCTGGAAAACAGGAAGGCGCAATCGATGCCACCATTTCTACGGAAACAGTCATGGAGTTTCTTGATGCCGTCGCGGGCATGCAGGCGAACTGGGAAACGAAAGAGGAGTATCAAACAAAAACGGCGGAGATCGGAAAACTTATCCTTTACGGTTTGATAGGACGTTAA
- a CDS encoding GNAT family N-acetyltransferase gives MSETLSYKIRTAEGKDAEAVLTIQQAVISEGEYFIAVSDEFNKTEQQQREWIQGLLENDRETIIVAEVKGEVIGWIVFQSEKRKRMSHKGSFGIMISDSYRGLGIGEKLLRALLDWAEANPLIEKVSLGVFSTNHRAISLYKRMGFVEEGRKIQEYKLNDHVYVDDILMYKLV, from the coding sequence ATGTCCGAGACGCTTTCATATAAAATCAGGACTGCTGAAGGGAAAGATGCAGAAGCGGTTTTGACCATACAGCAAGCCGTTATTTCCGAAGGCGAGTATTTCATTGCCGTATCGGACGAGTTCAATAAAACGGAGCAGCAGCAAAGGGAATGGATACAAGGACTATTGGAAAATGACAGGGAAACGATCATTGTCGCCGAAGTGAAGGGGGAAGTCATCGGCTGGATAGTGTTTCAATCTGAAAAACGAAAAAGGATGTCGCACAAGGGCTCATTTGGCATCATGATCAGCGACAGTTACCGTGGGTTGGGAATCGGAGAAAAGCTGCTTCGTGCATTATTGGATTGGGCAGAAGCGAACCCGCTCATCGAGAAGGTGAGTTTGGGCGTGTTCTCCACCAATCACCGGGCCATTTCCTTATACAAAAGGATGGGGTTCGTTGAAGAAGGCCGTAAAATCCAGGAATATAAGCTGAATGATCATGTATACGTGGATGACATTTTGATGTATAAGTTGGTTTGA
- a CDS encoding VOC family protein: protein MIYKALIPELSVTNISESKKFYLDILGFHLEYERVEDKFAFLSLGEAQMMIEELNGSWNTAEWMYPLGRGVNFQIEIDDVEGMAAALKGHGIKLFRDVMVNHYESADGGVTVKEILVQDPDGYLLRFSQMISAGSI from the coding sequence ATGATATACAAGGCACTAATACCTGAATTATCCGTAACGAATATTAGTGAATCGAAAAAATTTTATCTTGATATTTTGGGATTTCATTTGGAATATGAACGTGTGGAAGATAAATTCGCCTTTCTTTCATTAGGCGAAGCGCAAATGATGATAGAAGAATTGAATGGGAGCTGGAATACAGCTGAATGGATGTATCCGCTTGGTAGAGGAGTTAACTTTCAAATTGAAATCGATGATGTTGAAGGAATGGCGGCTGCTTTAAAAGGGCATGGAATAAAATTATTCAGGGATGTAATGGTCAATCATTACGAAAGCGCTGACGGGGGTGTCACCGTGAAGGAGATCTTAGTGCAAGATCCGGATGGGTATTTACTAAGGTTTTCACAGATGATATCAGCTGGCAGCATATGA
- a CDS encoding lytic polysaccharide monooxygenase, with the protein MKCSKGLKRFLFSTSLVLGLSVVGANDFASAHGYVESPKSRSLLCKEQVNKNCGSIMYEPQSLEGHKGFPGASIPDGKLASAGGLFGGVLDEQTATRWSKNAMQSGPQTFTWNLTAMHSTAKWHYYITKQNWDPNKPLTRDQLELVPFYEKNDNGARPSNKVSHQVVVPQRTGYHVIYAVWDVADTVNAFYNAIDVQFSGMNVGGTSISTANYHASFKTY; encoded by the coding sequence ATGAAATGTTCGAAAGGTTTAAAGCGCTTTCTTTTCAGTACTTCGTTAGTTCTTGGGTTATCCGTTGTCGGTGCAAATGATTTCGCTTCTGCGCATGGGTATGTCGAATCGCCAAAATCACGGTCGTTGCTTTGCAAAGAGCAGGTGAATAAGAATTGTGGATCAATCATGTATGAACCGCAAAGCTTGGAAGGCCACAAAGGATTTCCGGGTGCGAGCATCCCGGATGGCAAGCTTGCATCGGCAGGCGGCTTGTTTGGCGGCGTCCTTGATGAACAAACAGCGACACGCTGGAGCAAAAATGCCATGCAAAGCGGTCCCCAAACCTTCACCTGGAATTTAACCGCCATGCATTCGACAGCGAAATGGCATTATTATATCACGAAACAAAATTGGGATCCGAATAAACCGCTCACAAGAGATCAATTGGAATTGGTCCCATTCTATGAGAAAAATGATAATGGAGCAAGACCGTCCAATAAAGTGAGCCATCAAGTCGTCGTGCCGCAGCGGACTGGCTATCATGTCATTTATGCCGTATGGGATGTCGCGGATACGGTCAATGCCTTCTATAATGCGATAGATGTTCAGTTTAGCGGGATGAATGTGGGAGGAACGTCGATTTCGACTGCCAATTATCATGCGTCCTTTAAGACCTATTAA
- a CDS encoding DUF2705 family protein: MISLVKNEWMKIFSKVSTYIFIAFLLVAALGTAIIDLKLSPDESGNDWKQEVKADIQEQEQALKAKDISEDEKAAIMEEMDTNKQYLAENINPDLSTNWTYMAEYTVSLTSFVTLFVVIVCSSMVSSEFSDGTIKQLLIRPYKRWKILLSKYITSLLFAALLLVSLVLFSYLIGILFFGNGSYSDKMLDPTAFGSFSTVVVGSYFFDMIVYWIPGFLVITTIAFMLSTLFKNQALAVGISIFILFASSTLNMIIQSFIGKYEWLKFVLFPHLDLRGYISGTMEMFDGATLGFSMGVLVIYYLIFLALTFFFFQKKDITN, from the coding sequence ATGATATCCTTAGTGAAAAATGAATGGATGAAAATCTTTTCTAAAGTATCGACTTATATATTCATCGCTTTTCTTTTGGTGGCAGCTCTCGGAACGGCAATCATCGACTTGAAGCTTAGTCCGGATGAATCCGGCAACGATTGGAAGCAAGAGGTAAAAGCAGATATACAAGAACAGGAACAAGCATTGAAAGCCAAAGATATCAGTGAAGATGAAAAGGCCGCAATCATGGAAGAAATGGACACCAATAAGCAATATTTAGCTGAAAATATCAACCCTGATTTAAGCACGAACTGGACCTATATGGCAGAGTATACAGTATCGCTGACATCATTCGTAACATTATTCGTCGTGATCGTTTGCAGCTCGATGGTTTCCTCTGAATTTTCGGATGGCACCATTAAACAACTGCTCATCAGGCCTTATAAGCGCTGGAAGATCCTTCTTTCCAAATATATCACTTCCCTGTTATTTGCCGCGTTATTGCTTGTGAGCCTAGTGCTTTTCAGTTACCTGATCGGAATCTTATTCTTTGGCAATGGTTCCTATTCAGACAAGATGCTCGACCCGACAGCATTCGGAAGCTTCAGTACAGTGGTGGTCGGCTCCTATTTCTTCGATATGATCGTTTACTGGATACCGGGCTTCCTGGTCATCACGACGATCGCGTTCATGTTAAGCACGTTATTTAAGAACCAAGCGCTTGCAGTAGGGATATCGATCTTCATCTTATTTGCATCTTCGACATTGAATATGATCATTCAGTCTTTCATCGGGAAATACGAATGGTTAAAATTCGTCTTATTCCCTCACCTTGATTTAAGAGGGTACATTTCGGGAACGATGGAAATGTTCGATGGTGCTACACTCGGATTTTCAATGGGTGTACTCGTCATCTATTACCTTATCTTTTTGGCGCTGACATTCTTCTTCTTCCAGAAAAAAGATATTACGAATTAA
- a CDS encoding aldose epimerase family protein: MKVSQAFLGELDGKRIVEHKIVNDAGMEVTCLNYGCTITSIFVPDRHGKTENVVLGFDTVAEYQKHSPYFGSVIGRHAGRIKNGLLTVDGETYRLAQNNLGNHLHGGIKGFDKAVWDVSITEEADSISLRYSRLSDHLEEGYPGTVELAVIYTVTNDHEIILTLEGESDRPTILNLTNHTYFNLSGNLKRSIALHRLTLKSDQCLELDDCLIPTGQALDVEGTVFDFRKGRVIQDGITSRHPQNLLAGNGYDHPFLLRGGDSADIVLEDEESGRRLIIETNQPSVVLYTGNSLEDDFQIRGKQSGKYLGLCLETQGIPDAINHPQFPTTLVGEGERYKSVTKWRFGTTE, encoded by the coding sequence ATGAAGGTATCTCAAGCTTTTTTAGGGGAACTGGATGGAAAGCGAATCGTGGAACATAAAATCGTCAATGATGCAGGGATGGAAGTAACATGCCTCAATTATGGCTGTACAATCACCAGCATCTTCGTTCCTGACCGACATGGGAAAACGGAAAATGTTGTACTCGGTTTTGACACCGTTGCCGAATATCAGAAGCATTCCCCCTATTTTGGCTCAGTGATCGGACGCCACGCTGGCCGGATTAAAAATGGGCTGCTTACAGTGGATGGAGAGACGTACAGACTTGCCCAAAACAATCTTGGCAACCATCTTCATGGCGGCATCAAAGGGTTTGATAAAGCGGTTTGGGATGTATCCATCACCGAAGAGGCCGACTCAATAAGCCTTCGCTATAGCCGTTTAAGCGACCATCTGGAGGAAGGCTATCCTGGAACGGTTGAACTGGCGGTGATTTATACGGTGACAAACGATCATGAAATCATCCTTACGCTCGAAGGCGAAAGTGATCGACCGACCATTTTGAATCTTACCAATCATACGTACTTTAATTTGAGCGGCAATCTGAAACGGTCAATCGCATTACATCGGCTGACGTTAAAAAGCGATCAATGCCTGGAGCTTGATGATTGCTTGATACCAACAGGTCAGGCCTTGGATGTGGAGGGGACTGTATTCGATTTCCGCAAAGGCCGTGTTATCCAAGACGGAATCACATCACGGCATCCGCAAAACCTCTTGGCTGGAAACGGGTATGATCATCCTTTTCTATTACGAGGGGGCGATTCAGCGGACATCGTTTTGGAAGATGAAGAAAGCGGCCGCAGACTTATCATTGAAACCAATCAGCCCTCGGTCGTTTTATACACCGGCAATTCTTTGGAAGATGATTTTCAAATTCGCGGAAAGCAATCGGGAAAATACCTGGGCCTGTGCTTGGAAACCCAAGGTATCCCGGATGCCATCAATCATCCACAGTTCCCTACTACTCTTGTGGGCGAGGGGGAGCGGTATAAGTCTGTGACCAAGTGGCGTTTTGGCACAACCGAATAA
- a CDS encoding peptidoglycan-binding protein has product MKKIILTILTASVFILGVCTPTDSEAAAGNRTLSFGMSNSDVKELQELLMTKGVFPYHEETGYYGPITKASVKKFQVKSGLKADGIAGAKTNQKIQVLRSGDMGRPVAELQRLLKAKDAYTSTIDGIYGKGTKQAVINFQKQQGLSADGMAGARTFSKLKETASVASSSAKELTVTSTAYTASCQGCSGTTRMGVDLKKYDDVKLIAVDPNVIPLGSIVEVEGYGQAIAADTGSAIKGNRIDVFIPKEDDALTWGRKQVKVKVIK; this is encoded by the coding sequence ATGAAGAAGATAATATTAACGATCCTGACGGCTTCCGTATTCATTCTAGGCGTTTGCACGCCAACAGACAGCGAAGCCGCAGCCGGGAATCGCACCCTTTCATTCGGAATGAGTAATAGTGATGTAAAAGAGCTCCAAGAATTATTAATGACCAAAGGGGTCTTCCCTTATCATGAAGAAACAGGGTATTATGGGCCGATTACAAAAGCATCGGTTAAGAAGTTCCAGGTGAAATCGGGATTGAAAGCCGATGGAATAGCGGGAGCGAAAACGAATCAAAAAATACAGGTGTTGCGCAGCGGGGATATGGGACGACCAGTAGCAGAGCTGCAAAGGTTATTGAAAGCAAAGGATGCCTACACATCGACGATTGATGGCATCTATGGCAAAGGCACGAAGCAAGCCGTTATCAATTTTCAAAAACAACAGGGATTATCGGCCGATGGAATGGCCGGTGCACGGACCTTCAGTAAATTGAAGGAAACAGCTAGTGTAGCGAGTTCATCCGCCAAAGAGCTTACGGTCACAAGCACAGCTTATACAGCGAGCTGCCAGGGATGCTCAGGTACCACCAGAATGGGCGTCGACCTGAAAAAGTATGATGATGTGAAACTGATAGCCGTCGACCCCAATGTCATTCCGTTAGGCTCCATCGTTGAAGTCGAGGGGTACGGACAAGCCATCGCGGCAGACACGGGCAGCGCCATCAAAGGAAACAGAATCGATGTATTCATTCCAAAGGAAGATGATGCGTTAACATGGGGAAGAAAGCAAGTGAAGGTCAAGGTCATCAAATGA
- a CDS encoding ATP-binding cassette domain-containing protein — MSDAVLKVQSLTKKIGNATIVDNVSFEIKSNEIFGLLGPNGAGKTTIIRMITGLINRTGGSVMINGSDLDKDFEGAMNQLGAIVENPEFYKYMTGRKNILHYARMSSNDISNERIEEVIKLVKLDHAIDKKVKTYSLGMRQRLGVAQAILHKPSLLIFDEPTNGLDPQGIREFRDYLKVLASEGVGILISSHLLSEMQLMCDSFAVIEKGKLIHTKEHMIDEKTETIHQVSFAVNDGALANKILQEQFAEISILTFDASTISVSATREQTAQINRLFNGNELDVYEIGITRKSLEDKFFEITEQEMRESV; from the coding sequence ATGTCTGATGCAGTTCTTAAGGTTCAATCCTTAACCAAAAAAATTGGCAATGCGACCATTGTAGACAATGTTAGCTTCGAGATAAAAAGCAATGAAATATTCGGTTTACTCGGTCCGAACGGAGCTGGTAAAACGACGATCATCCGGATGATCACAGGTCTTATCAACCGTACCGGCGGCTCCGTCATGATCAATGGCAGCGATCTCGATAAAGACTTCGAGGGCGCGATGAATCAATTGGGGGCCATCGTTGAAAACCCCGAGTTTTATAAGTACATGACAGGCAGGAAGAATATCCTCCATTATGCTCGTATGTCTTCCAATGACATATCGAATGAGCGAATTGAAGAGGTCATCAAGCTAGTGAAATTGGACCATGCCATCGACAAGAAGGTCAAGACCTATTCATTGGGAATGCGTCAGCGCCTTGGTGTGGCACAGGCCATCCTGCATAAACCGTCGTTATTGATCTTCGATGAACCGACGAACGGCTTGGATCCGCAAGGGATTCGCGAGTTTCGCGATTATTTGAAGGTACTGGCAAGTGAGGGCGTCGGGATATTGATATCCTCCCATTTGCTATCGGAAATGCAATTGATGTGTGATAGTTTCGCCGTCATCGAAAAAGGAAAACTGATACATACGAAAGAGCATATGATCGATGAAAAAACGGAAACGATCCATCAAGTTTCCTTTGCTGTCAATGATGGGGCGCTAGCCAATAAGATTCTTCAGGAACAGTTCGCCGAAATTTCGATTCTTACATTCGATGCGAGTACCATTTCGGTGTCCGCGACACGTGAACAAACGGCCCAGATAAACAGGCTATTTAATGGAAATGAACTGGATGTCTATGAAATTGGCATCACGAGAAAATCATTGGAAGATAAATTCTTTGAAATTACCGAGCAGGAAATGAGGGAGTCTGTATGA